One Setaria viridis chromosome 5, Setaria_viridis_v4.0, whole genome shotgun sequence genomic region harbors:
- the LOC117857426 gene encoding rop guanine nucleotide exchange factor 12, whose protein sequence is MVGGFLRRGHSLDRFLSRTRRAVSPSPSFSSPPSSPRGSSVRSGMAEDDDDTATAAPLQKRVLSRSHGSRAISGRLHDLPPVPSRIVRDSGPPSDLDLMKEKFTKLLLGEDMSGTGKGVSSALALSNAITNLAASIFGEQRRLEPMSADRRARWNKEIDWLLSVTDHIVEFAPSQQVSEDGTNMEVMGTQQRGDLLVNIPALRKLDAMLLEYLDSFHEAQEFWYVAKDADGGEDDDSCDKWWIPTARVPDEGLSDASKKFLQHQKELVGQVLKAAIAINADVITEMEIPEEYIESLPKNGRSILGDSMYRIITGDIFDPNELLNSVDLSTEHKIVDLKDQIEASVVIWQRKICNKLSWGSGVSLEKREEFEERAQTTLLILKHKFPGIPQSTLDISKIQHNKDVGFAILESYSRTLESLAFAVLSRIEDVLHADAVARDPKRTKSRTSLESPLLDATAEAETAHHSTVHWQDQDLEDGERHPQAAEDNCGKLKRVHRVATKKFLHSQKIDVASGLRSFTHR, encoded by the exons ATGGTTGGGGGATTCCTGCGGCGCGGCCACAGCCTTGACAGGTTCCTGTCGAGGACGCGGCGCGCCGTGTCGCCCAGCCCCTCGTTCTCGTCCCCGCCATCGTCTCCGCGCGGCAGCAGCGTCAGGAGCGGGATGGCTGAGGACGATGACGAcacggccaccgccgcgcccctgCAGAAGCGGGTGCTGTCGAGGAGCCACGGCTCGCGGGCCATCTCCGGCCGCCTCCATGACCTGCCACCGGTGCCGTCGAGAATCGTCCGCGACAGCGGGCCGCCTTCAG ACTTGGATTTGATGAAGGAGAAGTTCACCAAGCTGCTGCTTGGGGAGGACATGTCTGGCACGGGCAAAGGGGTCTCCTCTGCTCTCGCCCTATCCAACGCCATCACAAATCTTGCAG CTTCCATATTCGGGGAACAGCGCCGCCTCGAGCCCATGTCGGCAGATCGGAGAGCGCGGTGGAACAAGGAGATCGACTGGCTCCTGTCCGTCACCGACCACATCGTCGAATTCGCCCCGTCGCAACAAGTATCCGAGGATGGGACCAACATGGAG GTGATGGGCACCCAGCAGCGCGGGGATCTCCTCGTCAACATCCCGGCCCTGCGAAAACTCGACGCGATGCTACTC GAGTACCTTGACAGTTTCCACGAGGCCCAGGAGTTCTGGTACGTGGCGAAAGACGCGGACGGGGGCGAGGACGACGACTCGTGCGACAAGTGGTGGATCCCGACCGCCAGGGTTCCTGATGAGGGCCTGTCGGACGCGTCCAAAAAGTTCCTTCAGCACCAGAAGGAGCTTGTTGGGCAAGTGCTCAAGGCGGCCATAGCCATCAACGCTGATGTCATCACAGAGATGGAGATCCCCGAAGAGTATATCGAGTCTCTGCCAAAG AATGGGAGGTCCATTCTTGGGGACTCGATGTACAGAATCATAACCGGTGACATTTTCGACCCCAATGAGCTCCTAAATTCAGTAGACCTATCAACGGAGCACAAGATCGTCGACCTCAAAGACCAAATCGAGGCCTCCGTCGTCATCTGGCAGAGGAAGATATGCAACAAGCTGTCGTGGGGCTCCGGTGTCAGCTTGGAGAAGCGAGAGGAGTTCGAGGAGCGAGCACAGACGACGCTCCTCATCCTCAAGCACAAGTTCCCTGGCATCCCTCAATCTACACTCGACATAAGCAAGATCCAGCACAACAAG GATGTTGGGTTTGCCATCTTGGAGAGCTACTCCAGGACCCTTGAGAGCTTAGCCTTTGCAGTTTTATCTCGGATAGAAGACGTTCTCCATGCCGACGCCGTCGCTCGGGATCCCAAGCGCACCAAATCGAGGACTAGCCTAGAGTCTCCTCTTCTTGATGCGACGGCCGAAGCCGAGACGGCACACCACAGCACCGTGCACTGGCAAGATCAAGATCTTGAGGACGGTGAGCGGCATCCACAGGCCGCAGAGGACAACTGTGGGAAGCTGAAGAGGGTTCACCGGGTCGCGACCAAGAAATTTTTGCACTCACAAAAAATCGACGTGGCGAGTGGGTTAAGAAGCTTTACGCACAGATAG
- the LOC117857428 gene encoding peroxiredoxin-2C yields MAPIAVGDSLPDGQLGWFDESDQLQQVSVHALAAGKKVILFGVPGAFTPTCSMQHVPGFITQSEQLKAKGVDEILLISVNDPFVMKAWAKTYPENKHVKFLADGSGAYTKALGLELDLTEKGLGIRSRRFALLADNLKVTVANIEEGGQFTISGAEEILKAL; encoded by the exons ATGGCTCCGATCGCCGTCGGCGACTCCCTCCCCGACGGCCAGCTGGGGTGGTTCGACGAGAGCGACCAGCTGCAGCAGGTCTCCGTccacgcgctcgccgccggcaagaaGGTCATCCTCTTCGGCGTGCCCGGCGCCTTCACGCCCACCTGCAG CATGCAGCATGTGCCAGGCTTCATTACACAGTCTGAGCAGCTCAAAGCCAAGGGTGTAGATGAAATCCTGCTCATCAGTG TTAATGACCCCTTTGTCATGAAGGCATGGGCAAAGACATACCCTGAGAACAAGCATGTGAAGTTCCTTGCTGATGGATCGGGAGCTTACACCAAGGCACTCGGTCTCGAGCTCGACCTTACAGAGAAAGGATTGGGCATTCGCTCAAGACGGTTTGCTCTCCTGGCTGACAACCTCAAGGTCACTGTTGCAAACATCGAGGAAGGCGGCCAGTTCACAATCTCTGGTGCTGAGGAGATCCTGAAAGCGCTGTAG